One genomic region from Bactrocera tryoni isolate S06 chromosome 3, CSIRO_BtryS06_freeze2, whole genome shotgun sequence encodes:
- the LOC120770435 gene encoding general odorant-binding protein 57c has protein sequence MYQFGAHGKRATTTATMSATVLAADGGKGMSIPGLTWLVLLVVFVVFALPPGAVTLTPTAPLHSFVEACQVKHNITMQELDEFPTDPSPEDIDMKFKCYADCLLNGMGFMDTNGKLDAEALHELGILNDEGYENMLECKAANDMEDDPCEYSFGMMLCARMLNSEEEDYYSDEVDEAAEERRRK, from the exons ATGTATCAATTTGGTGCACATGGAAaacgcgcaacaacaacagcaacaatgagcGCTACTGTGTTGGCTGCGGACGGCGGTAAAGGAATGTCAATACCTGGACTCACTTGGTTGGTGTTGTTGGTGGTTTTTGTGGTGTTTGCGTTGCCACCTGGCGCCGTCACATTG ACACCAACCGCTCCCTTACACAGTTTCGTCGAGGCCTGCCAAGTGAAACACAACATCACCATGCAAGAACTAGATGAATTTCCCACCGATCCGAGTCCGgaagatatcgatatgaaattcaAATGTTATGCCGATTGTCTGCTAAATGGCATGGGCTTCATGGACACAAATGGCAAATTGGATGCCGAGGCATTGCATGAGTTGGGCATTTTGAATGATGAAGGCTACGAGAATATGCTCGAGTGTAAGGCCGCCAATGATATGGAGGATGATCCGTGCGAATATAGCTTTGGCATGATGTTATGCGCGCGTATGCTCAACTCAGAGGAGGAGGACTACTACAGTGACGAGGTGGATGAAGCGGCAGAGGAAAGGCGCAGAAAATGA